The Gemmatimonadales bacterium sequence GTGATGGTGCCCATCATCTGAATGGCGTCGCCTGCCACGCTCGCGCCCTGCTCCCTGCAATGAGGATTGAGAAGCCCAACCTAGCGGGCCGGGGAACCGCACGCAATTCGCCGGGTTTCGGCCAGCTTGCCAATATAACACTGCTGTGCCACCTTATGTGAAATATTTCACAAGCCTCTACCGCGACCTCCCCTGGCGGTCGGGGGTACTCAGCAGGCGAGCGTGTTCCCCTCTTTCTCCGGAGTGATGTGGCTATGAAGCGCTGGTCTATCGCTGTTCTGCCCGTGCTCGCGCTGAGCGCGGCCGCGTTCGTCCACCCAGCCGAGCGGACGCCACCTCCCGCGACCGTGCGAGTGCGCATGCTCCAGGCGGGAACCCAGTTCAAGTTCGAGCCGGCTGGCATCCGGATCAACCCCGGCGACATCGTGGAGTTCGTGAACGTCTCGGGCATGCCGCACAACGTGCAGTTCTACCCGAACCGGATCCCGGCCGGCGCGAAGGATGTGCTGAACCGCGCCATGGCCCAGCGGATGGGCGATGTCGCGGGCCCGATGATGATGCAGCCCAACCAGGTCTATCGGATCAACTTCGCGGGCGCGCCGCAGGGCACGTACGACTACATGTGCCTGCCGCACCAGGCGCTGGGCATGAAGGCGACCATCATCGTCGGGCAAGCCGGCGGCCCCGGCAGCACGATCAACGACGGCGAACCGACGCCGGCGCAGGTGCCCGTGCGTCACTAGGCCCGGCGCACCAGGCTCCTTGCGACCTTCTCCGCCGGGAGATAACTCTCCCGGCGGAGGTGTATCATGCCCAGCGCCCAGGGTCAGGAGAACTTCGATCTCCTCGCCGACATCCCCATTGACGAGGTACAGTCCACGCCGGACGGCTTCGTGATGCAGGGACGCGGCGCGGACCGCGCCGGCTACCGTCTCGAGATGCACATCGACTGGCCGGTGGACCCGAAAACCAAGGCCGTCCTCGGCGAGATCCTGTCCCAGACGGAGGTGCGCGTGATGCGATGGCGCGCGCCGGGACTTCCCATGCGCCGTGGATAGCGCACGTGCTTCGCGTGATTCGTGTCACGGCGGCGGCCCCCCCTCGGGGTGTAGTCTGCTCCATCGGGGAAGACCGCCGTGGCTTGACTTGCCGCTCCTCCGGGGCGTCGGCATATTGGGCCATCAGCCGGCTTTTCCGTTCACCATTCGAGGCGTGCCCATGAGCGCTCTCCTCTTCCGCACCCGCGACGTGTTCCGTTTCGGGCTGCTTCTGTCGGCCGGCGCGTGCGCGGCCGCCGCCGGCGCGCGGGTCAGCGATGTGACCCCACAATCGATCCCGACGCTC is a genomic window containing:
- a CDS encoding plastocyanin/azurin family copper-binding protein, with protein sequence MKRWSIAVLPVLALSAAAFVHPAERTPPPATVRVRMLQAGTQFKFEPAGIRINPGDIVEFVNVSGMPHNVQFYPNRIPAGAKDVLNRAMAQRMGDVAGPMMMQPNQVYRINFAGAPQGTYDYMCLPHQALGMKATIIVGQAGGPGSTINDGEPTPAQVPVRH